One Sphingobacteruim zhuxiongii DNA window includes the following coding sequences:
- a CDS encoding RagB/SusD family nutrient uptake outer membrane protein, giving the protein MKIKNLLYVLLACSVGLSSCSKFLDKNPDMRAEINSVENLKRLVASAYPSANHLLMTEVYSDNVEDKGVGSLEQMITNFYNWQDINDNGTNTPTDYWNKCYEAISVANHALKAIEEGNFGEDVLPYKGEALVARAYAHFMLVTLYSQAYQIGGDNSSPGVPYVTEPENVVIKQYERGTVASVYENIRKDLEEGLPLLKGGKWEVPKYHFTPESANAFAARFYLFTGQWQKVVDHANAIFAGGNFAGKLRPYNTTFKTLGFNEVNIVYTKADQPYNLMLSETYSTYQRFSSVRHGMGVNVFQKVLNGITAAGQQFYNFGLSYGTPHYTTYVWKEFFYITDAAANTGFPMLMVPTFTSDEALMNRAEAYAQLGQNAKAIADLNLLASNRIDRYNPTAHEVTLAKAQAHFEVTDPKKALINTVLEFKRVVFMQEGMRWFDIIRHRLPVKHIVIDDQGNESFIELGPDDKRRVFQIPQETKLSGLEQNPR; this is encoded by the coding sequence ATGAAAATTAAGAACTTATTATATGTTTTATTAGCGTGTTCAGTAGGACTTTCTAGCTGTAGCAAGTTTCTAGATAAGAACCCAGACATGCGTGCGGAAATTAATTCCGTAGAAAATTTGAAAAGATTAGTTGCTTCGGCCTACCCAAGTGCAAATCACTTGTTAATGACAGAGGTTTATTCCGATAATGTTGAAGATAAGGGTGTTGGGAGTTTAGAGCAAATGATTACCAATTTTTACAATTGGCAAGATATCAATGATAACGGAACAAATACACCGACGGATTACTGGAACAAGTGTTATGAGGCGATTTCGGTTGCAAATCATGCGTTGAAAGCGATTGAAGAAGGTAATTTTGGAGAAGATGTATTACCCTATAAAGGAGAAGCGCTCGTTGCTCGCGCATATGCGCACTTTATGTTAGTCACCTTATATTCACAAGCCTATCAAATCGGAGGCGACAACAGTAGTCCTGGTGTACCATATGTGACAGAGCCTGAAAATGTTGTGATTAAACAATATGAACGAGGAACAGTAGCTTCAGTTTATGAAAATATTCGCAAGGATTTAGAAGAGGGTTTACCCTTGTTAAAAGGCGGTAAGTGGGAAGTGCCCAAGTATCATTTTACGCCAGAATCTGCCAATGCTTTCGCCGCAAGATTTTATCTTTTCACAGGCCAATGGCAAAAAGTTGTCGATCATGCCAACGCCATATTTGCAGGAGGAAACTTTGCAGGAAAATTGAGACCTTACAATACAACCTTTAAGACATTAGGATTTAATGAGGTTAATATCGTTTATACGAAAGCGGACCAACCTTACAACCTGATGTTGAGTGAGACCTACAGTACTTACCAACGTTTTAGTTCTGTAAGACATGGGATGGGCGTAAATGTGTTTCAAAAGGTACTGAACGGAATAACTGCAGCAGGACAACAATTCTACAACTTTGGTCTTTCTTACGGAACTCCACACTATACAACATATGTTTGGAAGGAGTTTTTCTACATTACGGACGCAGCGGCAAATACTGGATTCCCTATGCTGATGGTGCCTACATTTACTTCTGATGAAGCCTTGATGAACCGCGCAGAGGCATACGCACAATTAGGACAAAACGCAAAGGCTATTGCCGATTTAAATTTACTTGCTAGTAATCGTATCGATCGGTACAACCCTACGGCTCATGAAGTGACATTGGCAAAAGCACAGGCGCATTTCGAAGTAACAGATCCCAAAAAAGCCCTCATAAACACAGTGTTGGAATTTAAACGCGTGGTATTTATGCAAGAGGGGATGCGCTGGTTCGACATCATAAGACATCGTTTGCCAGTTAAGCATATCGTTATCGATGACCAAGGGAATGAATCGTTTATCGAATTGGGGCCCGATGATAAACGTCGCGTATTCCAAATCCCGCAAGAAACCAAGTTGTCAGGTCTTGAACAAAATCCTAGATAA
- a CDS encoding SusC/RagA family TonB-linked outer membrane protein, producing MKITTFLLLIFMSCAYADGTAQHVSLRLKGAKIEDAFQQISKQTKFKFLYSDDVVRHASSINLNVKNAPLKEVLSMLLDDNSYSFKIIANTISVNYKAGAANLASAEIIQHQVSGTVKGSDGKNLANASVQVKGSSAGTATGESGNFSFAAPADATLVVRYVGYKTKEVAVAGRSVVHIVLEPTEQALDAVNVVATGYQTLDRKLFTGATSKIDAKDAERAGVPDISRMLEGQAAGVSVQNVSGTFGAAPKIRVRGATSITGDNKPLWVIDGVILDEAVNISNEALSTGDANTLLGSSVAGLNPDDIESITILKDAAATAMYGAAAMNGVVVVNTKKGRNTDGAVNINYTGNFTTYIKPSYRQFDIMNSGEQMDLILDLERKGFLNHSGVSRSATGGVFWKMYNQMYIYDEKTDTYALRNDAPSRYEFLQRYGNANTDWFDLLFKNSLVHEHSLSVSSGTAKSQTYASTSYMDDSGFTQGNRAKRFTANLRNNFTINDKLKAEILFQGNIRDQKAPGTINRASDAVYGNYSRDFDINPYSYALNTSRIITPYHEDGSLEYFIRDYGDFNILNELDNNYINLKLMDLKVQGGITYKIIPELTYSVTGMYRYYNSERQHYITENSNIAKSYRANGDNTINGSNRFLYKDPDYPNRDRYVILPNGGFFNTSNNNMISYYLRHNLEYDKKFNDHSVNFFGTMELQYADKQNHDFTGPGIEYGNGNLVMPTYRFYKKGIEGGDTPFSMWYSYDRKIAYAVRGAYNYKDKYSFNFTTRYDGSNKMGSSKVARWLPTWNVSGAWDIDQEEFFNKESSVFSSARIRGTYGLVANMGNASNSAAVYYNAVAYRPYESEREGKIDLSGLENKDLTWEKMYEVNIGTDLGFFNNKVDAHIDYYRRNIFDLIGSVRTSGIGGQYTKAANYADMTGEGVDFEIGGFPFRNPDGLTWRTQFSFGYNRTKITNMDVSRNIWNLVSAEGGARLNYAHRGLYSLDFDKLYDERGYPTFIGPDGTPGATYFWLQSDEIEFLKYEGPVDPVYTGGFFNRFEYKNFSMSFLLKFGFGNMVRLQPAYSAVYSDMYNVSKDLINRWIYKGDEILTVIPSSLDTYGYEYEVKDREGIRTSGVYTYNAFNYSSERVAKGDYIRLSQVTLGYSLPSKYASAIKFRSAQFNLVGNNLFLLYSDKKLNGVDPEFYSNGGVALPVPRQVTFSLKLGF from the coding sequence ATGAAAATTACAACATTCTTATTGTTGATTTTTATGTCTTGTGCGTATGCAGATGGAACAGCACAACATGTCTCCTTGCGTTTGAAGGGCGCGAAAATAGAGGATGCATTTCAGCAGATTTCTAAGCAGACGAAATTTAAATTTCTATATAGCGATGATGTCGTTCGGCACGCCTCATCCATCAATCTGAATGTCAAGAATGCGCCATTGAAAGAGGTGCTTTCTATGTTGCTAGACGACAATTCGTATTCTTTTAAAATTATTGCAAATACAATCTCTGTTAATTACAAAGCTGGTGCCGCTAATTTAGCATCCGCAGAGATTATTCAGCATCAAGTTTCAGGTACTGTCAAGGGGTCTGATGGAAAAAACCTAGCAAACGCTTCTGTGCAGGTAAAGGGTAGTTCTGCCGGAACTGCAACAGGCGAGAGTGGTAATTTCAGCTTTGCTGCCCCTGCTGATGCTACACTTGTTGTTCGTTATGTCGGATATAAAACGAAGGAAGTGGCTGTAGCTGGCAGATCGGTTGTACATATTGTGTTAGAGCCAACAGAACAAGCGCTAGATGCTGTAAATGTTGTTGCGACAGGTTATCAGACATTAGATCGCAAATTATTTACAGGAGCAACATCAAAAATAGATGCAAAAGACGCTGAACGTGCGGGGGTTCCCGATATTTCTAGAATGTTGGAAGGGCAAGCTGCCGGGGTTTCGGTGCAGAACGTTTCAGGTACATTCGGTGCAGCACCTAAGATTCGTGTGCGTGGAGCAACTTCAATTACTGGAGATAACAAGCCATTATGGGTTATTGATGGAGTTATCTTGGACGAGGCGGTAAACATCTCGAATGAAGCATTGTCGACGGGAGATGCAAATACGCTATTAGGATCGTCTGTAGCTGGTTTAAATCCTGACGATATCGAATCGATTACCATTCTAAAGGATGCGGCTGCAACTGCGATGTACGGGGCAGCAGCAATGAACGGGGTTGTTGTTGTAAACACAAAAAAAGGTAGAAATACCGATGGAGCCGTAAATATTAATTACACCGGTAATTTTACCACATACATTAAACCTTCGTATCGCCAGTTCGATATTATGAATTCGGGTGAGCAAATGGACCTTATACTAGACTTAGAACGCAAAGGTTTCTTAAATCACTCCGGTGTTTCTCGTAGCGCTACAGGTGGTGTTTTTTGGAAAATGTATAACCAAATGTACATTTATGACGAGAAAACAGATACTTATGCCTTAAGAAATGATGCGCCTTCTCGTTACGAATTTCTACAACGATATGGAAATGCAAATACCGACTGGTTTGATTTGTTGTTTAAAAATTCTTTAGTTCATGAGCATTCATTGAGTGTTTCTTCAGGAACGGCAAAATCTCAAACCTATGCATCAACAAGTTATATGGACGATTCAGGCTTTACGCAAGGCAATCGTGCAAAGCGTTTTACGGCTAACTTAAGGAATAACTTTACGATTAACGATAAACTAAAAGCGGAAATACTATTTCAAGGTAATATTCGTGATCAAAAAGCACCAGGAACTATCAATCGCGCTTCTGATGCCGTTTATGGTAACTATTCACGTGACTTTGATATCAACCCTTATTCTTATGCTTTGAACACTAGTAGAATCATAACACCTTATCATGAGGATGGTTCTTTGGAATATTTCATTCGTGACTATGGCGATTTCAATATCTTAAATGAGTTAGACAATAACTATATCAACCTTAAGCTGATGGATTTGAAAGTTCAAGGGGGAATTACTTATAAAATCATACCAGAATTAACATACTCCGTTACGGGGATGTACCGCTATTATAATTCGGAGAGACAGCATTATATTACTGAGAATTCTAATATAGCAAAATCTTACCGCGCTAATGGAGATAATACCATCAATGGTTCGAATAGATTCTTGTATAAAGATCCTGATTATCCAAACAGAGATCGTTATGTAATTTTACCGAATGGAGGTTTTTTCAATACCTCAAATAACAATATGATCAGTTATTATTTGCGTCATAATTTAGAGTACGATAAGAAGTTTAATGATCACTCCGTTAATTTCTTCGGAACAATGGAGCTCCAATATGCAGACAAGCAAAATCATGATTTTACAGGCCCAGGTATTGAATACGGGAATGGTAACTTGGTGATGCCGACTTATCGCTTTTACAAGAAAGGGATAGAAGGAGGAGATACTCCATTTAGTATGTGGTATTCTTACGACCGGAAAATTGCCTATGCGGTAAGAGGAGCTTATAACTATAAAGACAAATACTCTTTCAACTTTACGACACGCTACGATGGATCCAACAAAATGGGAAGTTCAAAGGTGGCACGTTGGCTACCAACATGGAACGTCTCAGGAGCATGGGATATCGACCAAGAGGAGTTTTTCAATAAAGAGAGTTCTGTTTTTTCTAGTGCAAGAATCCGTGGTACTTACGGTCTAGTAGCAAACATGGGAAATGCGTCTAACTCGGCTGCGGTGTATTATAACGCTGTCGCTTATCGCCCTTACGAAAGCGAACGTGAAGGAAAAATTGATCTATCGGGTTTAGAAAACAAAGACCTTACTTGGGAGAAAATGTACGAAGTGAATATCGGTACAGATTTAGGTTTCTTCAATAATAAAGTGGATGCCCATATTGATTATTACCGTAGAAATATTTTCGACTTGATCGGTTCAGTTAGAACTTCAGGAATCGGAGGCCAATATACAAAGGCGGCAAACTATGCCGATATGACTGGAGAAGGAGTCGACTTCGAAATTGGCGGATTTCCATTCCGTAATCCTGATGGTTTAACCTGGAGAACCCAGTTTTCTTTCGGTTATAATCGTACTAAGATTACGAATATGGACGTCTCTAGAAATATCTGGAACTTAGTTTCAGCAGAAGGCGGCGCACGTTTAAATTATGCACATAGAGGTTTGTATTCTTTAGACTTTGATAAGCTTTATGATGAGCGTGGATACCCTACATTTATTGGTCCTGATGGTACTCCCGGAGCAACTTATTTCTGGTTACAATCCGATGAAATCGAGTTCTTAAAATACGAAGGCCCAGTAGATCCTGTATATACAGGAGGTTTCTTTAACCGGTTTGAATACAAGAATTTCTCGATGTCTTTCTTGTTGAAATTCGGATTTGGTAATATGGTGCGTTTACAGCCTGCCTATTCAGCAGTATATTCCGATATGTACAATGTGTCGAAAGACTTAATCAACAGATGGATATATAAAGGAGATGAAATTCTAACCGTGATTCCATCATCATTAGATACTTATGGCTATGAATATGAGGTTAAGGATCGTGAAGGCATACGCACTTCCGGTGTTTATACTTACAATGCTTTTAACTATTCCTCAGAGCGCGTTGCGAAAGGTGATTATATTCGATTATCTCAGGTAACATTAGGATACAGTCTGCCTAGTAAATATGCTTCAGCAATCAAGTTTAGATCGGCACAATTTAACCTTGTTGGAAACAATCTTTTCCTATTGTACTCCGATAAGAAATTAAACGGCGTAGATCCGGAATTCTATAGCAATGGTGGTGTGGCATTACCTGTACCACGTCAGGTTACATTCTCACTTAAACTAGGATTTTAA
- a CDS encoding RNA polymerase sigma-70 factor — translation MIVTDKILFSKYYKLLCYFAWKMVKDQSLAEDLAQDAFVSYFQNKSRVSTDEAAIRGFLYSSVRFSVFNQNRKSQSEKKYWERIHFTEQDNIDYEHQIIQAEFTFEINAALQKLPEACRKVFSLSYLEGMSNEEIANELEVSINTIKTHKKRGLKALREMLRPEFFSLFLLFLK, via the coding sequence ATGATTGTTACGGATAAGATTTTATTTAGTAAATACTATAAATTACTCTGTTACTTTGCCTGGAAGATGGTAAAGGATCAATCTCTTGCAGAAGACTTGGCTCAGGACGCATTTGTTTCTTATTTCCAAAATAAATCACGCGTCTCGACAGATGAAGCGGCTATTAGAGGGTTTCTTTATTCTTCAGTTCGTTTTTCAGTATTTAATCAAAACCGTAAAAGTCAATCTGAGAAGAAATATTGGGAGAGAATTCATTTTACCGAACAAGATAACATTGACTATGAGCATCAGATCATTCAAGCAGAATTTACTTTTGAAATAAATGCCGCTTTGCAAAAACTACCGGAAGCCTGCCGGAAAGTATTTTCGCTAAGCTATCTAGAAGGCATGAGCAATGAAGAGATCGCAAATGAGCTTGAAGTAAGTATAAATACAATCAAGACCCATAAAAAAAGAGGCCTTAAAGCGTTGAGAGAAATGTTACGCCCAGAATTCTTCTCTCTATTCCTGCTCTTTTTAAAATAA
- a CDS encoding FecR family protein, translating into MIITAIRIAKLLVKKYRNELTDQERMELESWRAAHPTNAPFEENLMTNSVDEQELAWLDAIDTETAWRKTQERRPKKRRLVYWSAAAAVLLIAGSAYLFLNQKDTKISSEKIEYTTIIKQDVNPALLGAKIILANGEQRQVDAKLSLSDSSGVLESGSSNTEEASRPKVSMLNTLVVPMANHFQLTLADGTSVWVNANSELKFPTKFDGNERKVYLQGEAYFEVAKDANRPFYVVTQNGTVKVLGTHFNVSTYGNSSKTTLAEGSVEVSKNEHSEIIKPGQKAEVRGNEIQVKKANLQKDLAWKNNEFYFKKDNIVDIATQLKMWYNLDVSFASDVSLTETYSGEIKRDSRLSEVIKMLEFVSDLKFTLDKNKLLITKK; encoded by the coding sequence ATGATTATAACCGCAATCAGAATAGCTAAACTATTGGTCAAAAAGTATCGTAACGAACTAACTGACCAGGAACGAATGGAATTAGAAAGTTGGCGTGCTGCGCATCCGACTAACGCGCCGTTTGAAGAGAATCTTATGACCAATTCGGTAGATGAGCAAGAGCTCGCATGGTTAGATGCCATCGATACCGAAACAGCATGGCGGAAGACTCAAGAGCGTCGTCCTAAGAAGAGAAGACTTGTCTATTGGAGTGCTGCTGCGGCGGTCTTGCTGATAGCAGGCAGTGCATATTTATTTCTAAATCAAAAAGACACCAAGATCTCTAGTGAAAAGATTGAATACACGACAATTATTAAGCAAGATGTAAATCCAGCGCTTCTCGGCGCTAAGATTATTTTGGCTAATGGAGAACAACGACAGGTCGATGCAAAGTTAAGTTTGTCGGATAGCTCTGGAGTGCTAGAGAGTGGGTCTTCAAATACTGAAGAAGCTAGCCGCCCTAAGGTTTCCATGCTGAATACCTTAGTGGTGCCGATGGCAAATCACTTCCAACTAACCTTAGCAGACGGAACATCCGTATGGGTTAACGCGAATAGTGAGTTGAAATTTCCTACCAAGTTTGATGGGAATGAAAGAAAAGTCTATCTACAAGGAGAGGCTTATTTTGAGGTGGCTAAAGATGCTAATAGACCATTCTATGTAGTTACCCAAAATGGAACAGTAAAAGTTTTGGGAACACATTTTAATGTTTCAACTTATGGTAACAGTTCCAAAACCACGCTAGCCGAAGGATCAGTAGAGGTGTCAAAGAATGAGCATAGCGAAATCATAAAACCGGGTCAAAAAGCCGAAGTAAGAGGCAATGAAATTCAAGTGAAGAAAGCAAACTTACAGAAGGATCTTGCATGGAAAAACAATGAATTCTATTTCAAGAAAGACAATATTGTTGACATTGCTACGCAGTTGAAAATGTGGTATAATCTGGATGTATCTTTCGCGTCAGATGTTTCATTAACAGAAACCTATTCGGGAGAGATTAAGAGAGATTCACGATTATCTGAAGTGATTAAGATGTTGGAATTTGTCAGCGACCTAAAGTTTACACTAGACAAGAACAAATTATTAATAACCAAAAAATAG
- a CDS encoding fimbrillin family protein, with protein sequence MMNCNIQTLRIFAILFLLTLSACSREVNNEIEKPQLTGLSVSVLGTDSEQIDIETEAPKASNERLNPIKKHLAIQSAGDIDLAMTVEKDDYSVNGDTRLFSSKQSGASSKMLRAESMAPGIVFRMLIYNMDGTLHENVEATANTELKIDVVKGASYRWIAYSYNRDNSVTLPDVANPLAPSLSTGEGYDLLYATDTINISNTGNTPLGILFKHKLSRVAVELNTMGMFADLNAAQITFAGNYFGKGSIDLFTGTVTNEQNYSAAPVSSNFQRVPNYSYGDRNVAYFYTSNPAAINSFQVILNSLSIHIDNSTIRTFNSPVSLPAVNLITSTLGTSRTVKVDLIESALTVGSVKWARQNIYYQAGHNPYRFNHTYAHSNNRNSYFAFKAHLPENWAVRDAEIDPCSLVYPQGVWRNATEDDYDDLLTHTGSRGDVGGLNYIEYAATGTASPYPSNNLRFNYNGQGIAASLAEIISLDLGTTYGNSANLWTTDEILAVPPFISAGSRYYRSTSILNTMATELLNISLLGSVNVLQTPFKNVRCVRTAGN encoded by the coding sequence ATGATGAATTGCAATATTCAAACGTTAAGAATATTCGCAATACTATTTCTACTGACTTTGAGCGCCTGCTCTAGGGAAGTCAATAACGAAATAGAAAAGCCACAATTAACTGGATTATCGGTCTCCGTATTAGGAACCGATAGTGAACAGATTGATATAGAAACTGAAGCCCCTAAAGCTTCCAACGAAAGATTGAACCCCATTAAAAAGCACTTAGCGATACAGTCCGCTGGAGATATCGACCTCGCTATGACAGTTGAAAAAGACGACTATTCAGTAAACGGAGACACCAGGCTCTTTTCAAGCAAACAGAGCGGCGCTTCTTCCAAAATGCTCCGCGCGGAATCAATGGCACCAGGAATCGTCTTCAGGATGCTGATCTACAATATGGATGGCACCTTGCATGAAAATGTGGAAGCCACGGCGAACACCGAATTAAAAATTGATGTGGTCAAAGGCGCAAGCTATCGCTGGATAGCCTACTCCTATAATCGCGACAATTCTGTAACCTTGCCAGACGTCGCCAACCCATTAGCTCCAAGCCTATCAACAGGTGAAGGCTACGATCTTCTATATGCGACAGACACAATAAATATATCCAACACAGGTAACACGCCCCTAGGCATCCTATTTAAACATAAGCTATCAAGAGTAGCGGTTGAGCTCAATACCATGGGCATGTTCGCCGATCTTAACGCGGCGCAGATTACTTTTGCAGGAAATTATTTTGGAAAAGGATCCATAGACTTATTTACCGGCACAGTTACAAACGAGCAGAATTATTCAGCAGCCCCCGTATCCAGCAACTTCCAGCGCGTACCTAACTATAGCTACGGGGATCGAAATGTGGCCTATTTCTACACGTCAAATCCAGCGGCGATCAACTCTTTTCAAGTCATTCTGAATAGTTTGAGCATACACATCGACAACAGCACAATTAGAACTTTTAATAGCCCGGTCAGCTTGCCTGCGGTGAATTTAATAACCTCCACTTTAGGAACCAGTAGAACAGTAAAGGTTGACCTGATCGAATCCGCACTAACGGTGGGATCGGTAAAATGGGCTAGACAAAACATCTATTATCAAGCAGGACATAATCCTTATCGTTTTAATCATACTTATGCTCACAGTAACAATAGAAACAGTTATTTCGCTTTTAAAGCCCATCTTCCTGAAAATTGGGCCGTACGAGATGCTGAAATTGACCCTTGTAGCTTGGTCTATCCACAAGGCGTATGGCGCAATGCGACAGAAGACGACTACGACGACCTACTAACTCATACAGGTAGTCGCGGAGATGTCGGAGGACTAAACTACATTGAATATGCTGCAACGGGAACTGCGTCTCCTTATCCTAGCAACAACTTACGTTTCAACTACAATGGACAGGGTATTGCAGCGAGTTTAGCCGAGATTATTAGCTTAGATTTAGGAACAACATATGGCAACAGCGCGAACTTATGGACAACTGATGAAATCTTAGCAGTACCTCCATTTATCTCCGCGGGTTCACGCTACTACAGATCTACTTCTATTCTAAATACGATGGCAACAGAACTCTTAAACATCTCGCTATTAGGAAGCGTCAATGTGCTACAAACACCCTTTAAAAATGTTCGATGCGTAAGAACTGCTGGAAATTAA
- a CDS encoding substrate import-associated zinc metallohydrolase lipoprotein — protein MKSIYKILVALAVAYTFQGCNKEDKLNYKIENPDEFTAGELDKWISTNLTDPYNIEVIYRYQRNMHDVNKNISPPDEAKVQPQMQVVIDGFLDVYKNVGGATFMKTYTPKQFALFGSGNYETDGSVVAGTADGGRRVTLYGLNNLNVNSVSSVMGNLGTIHHEFVHILNQTRMIPEDFLLITIGDYYANWTNTTQNSVKISRELGFISPYARKNVGEDFAEVMSTLITDGQAYYDSYSANSGELGNSRLKAKEAVVRDYVQRNFGMELVDIQREFQKTMEEKYGSRDFKFSTAVSKGFIKSINLDSRQPWALSRGVSAKQSNITEAVLNGVGNYVVRGLNLRFIDAGKATLDVLFATDASTTNIWTASYDFTITTNNDVFSFALAATQGTGNPYDYAKFGYIVSDVNPIIDYFKSTSFKYDYMAGDADPNILENYKKYGGLIDVKNSANTIYGQLNFK, from the coding sequence ATGAAAAGCATATATAAAATACTAGTCGCTTTAGCTGTTGCATACACTTTTCAAGGATGTAACAAAGAAGATAAGCTCAATTATAAAATTGAAAACCCCGATGAATTTACAGCGGGAGAATTGGATAAATGGATTTCAACGAATCTAACCGATCCTTATAATATTGAGGTGATTTATCGTTACCAACGCAATATGCACGATGTGAATAAGAATATCTCGCCGCCTGATGAAGCGAAGGTGCAGCCTCAAATGCAAGTGGTAATCGATGGTTTCTTGGACGTATATAAAAATGTAGGAGGAGCAACCTTTATGAAGACCTACACGCCGAAGCAATTCGCGCTATTTGGTAGCGGAAATTACGAAACAGATGGTTCCGTAGTTGCTGGAACTGCAGATGGAGGTCGTCGTGTTACCTTGTATGGTTTGAATAACCTGAATGTTAACAGTGTATCCTCAGTAATGGGAAATCTAGGAACTATTCATCACGAGTTTGTGCATATCCTCAATCAAACTCGAATGATTCCAGAAGACTTTTTGTTAATAACAATCGGAGACTATTACGCAAACTGGACTAACACGACTCAAAACTCGGTTAAGATAAGTAGAGAGTTAGGTTTTATTTCTCCCTACGCCAGAAAGAATGTCGGCGAAGACTTTGCGGAAGTAATGTCAACGCTAATTACGGACGGACAAGCCTATTATGATTCCTATTCTGCAAACTCAGGCGAACTCGGAAATTCTAGATTAAAAGCGAAAGAAGCGGTTGTACGTGATTATGTTCAACGCAACTTTGGGATGGAATTAGTAGATATTCAGCGAGAGTTTCAGAAAACGATGGAGGAGAAATACGGTTCCAGAGATTTTAAGTTTTCAACAGCTGTTTCAAAAGGTTTTATTAAGTCAATCAATCTAGATTCTCGCCAACCATGGGCATTATCGAGAGGGGTATCTGCAAAACAGAGCAACATTACAGAGGCGGTATTAAACGGTGTCGGAAACTATGTTGTAAGGGGTTTAAATCTTCGATTTATAGATGCGGGAAAAGCTACCTTGGATGTGCTTTTCGCTACTGATGCGTCAACAACCAATATTTGGACTGCGAGCTATGATTTCACCATAACGACAAATAATGATGTTTTCTCGTTCGCGTTAGCTGCAACTCAGGGTACTGGCAATCCTTATGATTATGCAAAATTCGGATATATCGTTTCCGATGTGAATCCAATTATTGACTACTTTAAGAGTACCTCTTTCAAGTATGATTATATGGCTGGTGACGCGGATCCAAATATTCTAGAAAATTACAAGAAATATGGTGGTTTGATTGATGTCAAGAACAGTGCGAACACAATTTATGGACAACTAAACTTCAAATAA